The following are from one region of the Pirellulales bacterium genome:
- a CDS encoding amino acid ABC transporter ATP-binding protein, protein MSNPDAEPFIAIRGLTKSYGTRQVLDGVTLSVGAGETLVVLGPSGSGKSTLLRCINGLAHWDGGQIRVGPHAVDADQPRANGKLTWPPIRRLVGMVFQDFQLFPHLTAMENVIEAPVHVLKLPRSEANARGKMLLDRVGLADRALAYPEQLSGGQKQRVAIARALAMQPQGLLCDEITSALDPELKHEVLTVLEGLKRDGLTLVMVTHEMGFARRAADRVVVLADGRLIEEGPPSQVLDAPRHERTKQLLAQQMPT, encoded by the coding sequence ATGTCGAATCCCGACGCCGAACCGTTCATTGCCATCCGTGGTTTGACCAAATCCTATGGCACGCGGCAGGTGCTCGACGGCGTCACGCTTTCCGTCGGCGCGGGCGAGACGCTGGTGGTGCTTGGCCCCAGCGGCAGCGGCAAATCGACGCTCTTGCGGTGCATCAATGGCCTGGCCCACTGGGACGGCGGCCAGATACGTGTTGGTCCGCACGCGGTCGACGCCGACCAGCCGCGTGCCAACGGCAAGCTGACGTGGCCGCCCATTCGCCGCTTGGTGGGAATGGTATTTCAAGACTTTCAGCTTTTCCCGCATCTCACGGCGATGGAGAACGTCATCGAAGCCCCCGTCCACGTGCTCAAGCTGCCTCGAAGCGAGGCGAATGCCCGTGGAAAAATGCTTCTCGACCGCGTCGGCCTGGCGGACCGCGCCTTGGCTTATCCCGAGCAGCTTTCGGGCGGGCAGAAGCAACGGGTGGCGATTGCCCGTGCCTTGGCCATGCAGCCTCAAGGCTTGCTGTGCGATGAAATCACCAGCGCGCTCGATCCCGAGTTGAAGCACGAGGTGTTGACGGTGCTCGAAGGTCTGAAGCGCGACGGGCTGACGCTGGTGATGGTGACGCACGAAATGGGTTTTGCCCGTCGGGCGGCAGACCGGGTGGTGGTACTGGCCGATGGTCGCCTGATCGAGGAAGGCCCGCCCAGCCAGGTGCTTGACGCCCCGCGCCACGAGCGGACGAAACAGTTATTGGCCCAACAAATGCCGACCTAA
- a CDS encoding cysteine peptidase family C39 domain-containing protein — translation MACLRMVLAACGTVVAERDLEDEARMEVDGTDIGELERLARQFGLAAEIQEPNVNQLGQLLADGKLPIAYIDRAVFELTPAARDRHSLRNARIHTVIPTRVSKASIWYHDPMQPRPVRKSIRLFRLAYERLGGRSVVCWKAASA, via the coding sequence TTGGCTTGCCTTCGCATGGTGCTGGCTGCATGCGGCACGGTGGTGGCGGAACGCGATCTGGAGGACGAGGCTCGCATGGAAGTGGATGGTACGGACATCGGCGAACTTGAGCGACTTGCGCGGCAATTCGGACTGGCGGCGGAGATCCAGGAACCGAATGTCAATCAGCTAGGGCAATTATTGGCCGATGGAAAACTGCCGATCGCATACATCGATCGCGCCGTCTTCGAGTTGACCCCCGCCGCGCGCGATCGGCATTCGTTGCGAAACGCAAGAATCCATACGGTTATTCCGACTCGCGTCAGCAAAGCGTCGATTTGGTATCACGATCCCATGCAGCCACGTCCGGTGCGCAAGTCGATTCGCCTTTTCCGGCTGGCCTACGAGCGCCTAGGGGGCCGAAGTGTCGTGTGCTGGAAAGCGGCGAGCGCATAA
- a CDS encoding C-terminal binding protein: MTTSNRPNKVVITDFLTHPPETEQSVLGELARVEVLRADHEEQLVGRVEDADAVMIYHCLKFTARSIERLTRCKLIVRCGVGFDNVDWKFARQRGIPVANVPDYGTEEVADSAIGLMLSMTRGISLLNSQLRQGKIDWSYRHAAPLRRLRGRVLGIVGLGRIGSAAALRGKALGMDVVYYDPFAPDGRDKSLGVRRVESLDELLAQAHVVSLHCPLTDETRHLMRAETLEKMADGSYLVNTSRGAVVDTAAIPAAVASGKLAGAALDVLPFEPPADHDPLIVAWRNPDHPAHHRVILNPHTAFYSEEGLLDMRIKGAEACRRALVGLPLRNVVN, translated from the coding sequence ATGACCACATCCAACCGCCCGAACAAAGTCGTCATCACCGATTTCCTCACCCATCCGCCCGAAACGGAACAAAGCGTCTTGGGCGAGTTGGCCCGCGTCGAGGTGCTCCGCGCCGACCACGAGGAGCAGCTCGTCGGCCGCGTCGAAGACGCCGACGCGGTGATGATCTATCACTGCTTGAAGTTCACCGCCCGGTCGATCGAGCGGCTCACGCGGTGCAAGCTCATCGTGCGCTGCGGCGTGGGCTTCGACAACGTCGACTGGAAGTTCGCCCGCCAGCGCGGGATTCCGGTGGCGAACGTGCCCGACTATGGCACCGAGGAAGTGGCCGATTCGGCGATCGGCCTGATGTTGTCGATGACCCGCGGCATCTCGCTGTTGAACTCGCAGTTGCGGCAGGGAAAGATCGACTGGAGCTATCGTCATGCGGCGCCGCTGCGGCGATTGCGCGGGCGCGTATTGGGCATCGTCGGCCTGGGGCGGATCGGATCGGCGGCGGCGCTGCGGGGAAAGGCGCTGGGTATGGACGTCGTTTACTACGATCCGTTTGCGCCCGACGGCCGCGACAAGTCGCTCGGCGTCCGCCGCGTCGAATCGCTCGACGAGCTGCTGGCCCAGGCCCATGTCGTCAGCCTGCACTGTCCGCTGACCGACGAAACCCGCCACCTGATGCGCGCCGAAACGCTGGAGAAGATGGCCGACGGCTCTTACCTGGTGAACACGTCGCGGGGCGCGGTGGTCGATACCGCGGCCATTCCGGCCGCCGTCGCTTCGGGCAAGCTGGCCGGCGCGGCGCTCGACGTGTTGCCCTTCGAGCCGCCCGCCGACCACGACCCGCTGATCGTGGCCTGGCGAAACCCCGATCATCCGGCCCATCACCGCGTGATCCTCAACCCGCACACGGCTTTCTACAGCGAGGAGGGTCTGCTCGACATGCGCATCAAGGGCGCCGAAGCCTGCCGCCGGGCACTCGTCGGTCTGCCGTTGCGGAACGTGGTCAACTAG
- a CDS encoding sugar phosphate isomerase/epimerase family protein: MADQTTKPLRSSSGAGPLDRRELLAYTAAFGSAFLAAQGLAQGEERDAKAESQPVNRPGKRYAMKKSINLWAFPYPQKMTLADCFQLAKDAGFDGVEINFALQGEFSAESGPEEIDRIRHLADKTGIAISGVCSFLYWPYSLTSNDAQRRKKGLQLARQMIAAAERLGTDNLLVVPGAVYIPWVEGTEPVPNDVCDRRAREAIRQLVPEAEKAGVTLNLENIFANAFLFSPQEMVEFVDSFRSPHVRVHFDTGNIMQYQFPEHWIPILGERIKNIHFKEWDKRTHEFNLSTFRTLLDGTTNWPAVIEALDKVGYDGYLTFEYFHPFEHYPEALVYQTSDALDRMLARKV, translated from the coding sequence ATGGCCGACCAAACCACCAAGCCACTTCGGTCTTCCTCCGGCGCCGGCCCGCTCGATCGCCGCGAGCTGTTGGCCTACACGGCCGCCTTCGGCAGCGCGTTTCTGGCGGCCCAAGGGCTGGCCCAGGGCGAAGAGCGCGACGCCAAGGCCGAAAGCCAACCCGTCAACAGGCCGGGCAAGCGCTACGCGATGAAAAAGTCGATCAATCTCTGGGCCTTCCCCTACCCCCAGAAGATGACGCTGGCCGACTGTTTCCAGTTGGCCAAAGACGCGGGCTTCGATGGAGTCGAGATCAATTTTGCCTTGCAGGGTGAATTCTCGGCCGAGTCGGGTCCCGAAGAAATCGACCGCATCCGCCACCTGGCCGACAAGACCGGCATCGCCATCAGCGGCGTCTGCTCGTTCCTCTATTGGCCTTACTCGCTCACCTCCAACGACGCCCAGCGGCGAAAGAAAGGACTCCAGCTTGCCCGGCAGATGATCGCGGCGGCCGAACGCTTGGGCACCGATAACTTGTTGGTCGTGCCCGGCGCGGTCTACATTCCGTGGGTCGAAGGGACCGAACCGGTGCCCAACGACGTTTGCGACCGCCGGGCACGCGAGGCGATTCGTCAGCTCGTGCCCGAAGCCGAGAAAGCGGGTGTCACGCTCAACCTGGAAAACATCTTCGCCAACGCCTTTCTGTTCAGCCCGCAGGAGATGGTCGAGTTTGTCGACAGCTTTCGAAGCCCACACGTGCGGGTCCACTTCGACACGGGCAACATCATGCAGTATCAGTTCCCCGAACATTGGATTCCGATTCTGGGCGAGCGGATCAAGAACATTCATTTCAAGGAGTGGGACAAGCGGACGCACGAGTTCAACTTGAGCACCTTCCGCACGCTGCTCGACGGCACCACCAATTGGCCGGCCGTGATCGAGGCGCTCGACAAGGTGGGCTACGACGGATACCTGACCTTCGAGTATTTCCATCCCTTTGAGCATTACCCCGAAGCGCTCGTCTATCAAACGTCCGACGCGCTCGATCGCATGTTGGCGAGGAAGGTGTAG
- a CDS encoding YbhB/YbcL family Raf kinase inhibitor-like protein: protein MSLTVSSEAFKAGAPIPKKCTEDGQDVSPPLSWQKVPEGTKELALICDDPDAPTAEPWVHWVLYKIPADATHLPEAVPPDAELKAPAGARQGMNTWKTGRTVGYRGPAPPKGHGPHHYHFRLYALDAPLSLHAKATKQELLDAMKGHLLAEGVLIGTYERK from the coding sequence ATGTCTCTCACCGTCAGTAGCGAGGCATTCAAAGCAGGGGCGCCGATTCCCAAAAAGTGTACCGAAGACGGGCAAGATGTTTCGCCTCCCCTGAGCTGGCAGAAGGTGCCCGAAGGCACGAAAGAGCTGGCCCTGATCTGCGACGATCCGGACGCTCCCACCGCCGAGCCGTGGGTCCACTGGGTGCTCTACAAGATTCCGGCGGACGCGACTCATTTGCCCGAAGCGGTGCCGCCCGACGCGGAGTTGAAGGCGCCGGCCGGCGCCCGACAGGGAATGAACACCTGGAAAACGGGCCGCACGGTCGGCTATCGTGGTCCGGCGCCGCCGAAGGGCCACGGCCCGCACCACTACCACTTCCGACTCTACGCGCTCGATGCGCCGCTTTCGCTCCACGCCAAGGCGACCAAGCAGGAACTGCTCGATGCGATGAAAGGGCACCTGCTGGCCGAAGGCGTGCTGATCGGCACCTACGAGCGGAAATGA
- the pepF gene encoding oligoendopeptidase F, whose translation MPKVKSLPRRSQVKTPDTWDLSSLFTDDDAWEAAFTKWEKQLAGFARHRGKLGESPKALAACLKFDSDFDRAGERLGTYAFLKSAEDTSNSTYQRMLGRYRNAASRAGQEASYIRPEILAVPPAKIKKFLAAKELVTYRLLLERLLRDRPHTLSDREEKLLAMQSEVSGTAGLVFRQLNNADLKFGFVENERGERVELSHASFSALLHSPDRGVRQRAFKQYYQQFSAHENTLAATLQGSIQRDVFHAHARNFASALEAALFPDNVPTAVYDNLIASVRKHLPSLYRYYELRRRKMKLRDIHHYDTYVPILSDLETRHTWNHACHTVIESLAPLGDDYRGVLKAGLVGRWCDRYENQGKQSGAFSSGSFDGDPYILMNYQPDVLDHVFTLAHEAGHSMHSFYSARHQPYHYYNYTIFVAEVASTFNEQLLSKHLMAEAKHDRQRAYLINREIDSIRATIVRQTMFAEFEKITHELVEQHEPLTVDRAKQLYRELLEAYFGPDFALDDELSLECFRIPHFYRAFYVYKYATGMSAAIALAERVTSGGKREVEQYLRFLQGGCSKDPLDLLRDAGVDMEQPGPVDTALAHFGDLVEQLEQLL comes from the coding sequence ATGCCTAAAGTCAAATCGCTTCCTCGCCGCAGCCAGGTCAAAACACCCGACACCTGGGATCTCTCCAGCCTGTTCACCGACGACGACGCTTGGGAAGCGGCCTTCACGAAATGGGAAAAGCAACTTGCCGGATTTGCCCGACATCGCGGCAAGCTGGGCGAATCGCCCAAGGCGCTGGCGGCCTGCCTGAAATTCGATTCCGATTTCGACCGGGCGGGCGAGAGACTCGGCACCTATGCCTTCCTGAAGAGCGCCGAGGACACCTCGAACAGCACCTATCAGCGGATGCTCGGTCGCTACCGCAATGCGGCCAGCCGTGCCGGTCAAGAAGCCAGTTACATTCGCCCGGAGATTCTGGCGGTCCCACCCGCGAAGATCAAGAAGTTTCTGGCGGCCAAAGAGTTGGTAACCTATCGACTGCTGCTGGAACGACTGCTGCGCGACCGGCCGCACACGCTCTCCGACCGCGAAGAGAAACTGCTGGCCATGCAAAGCGAGGTGTCGGGCACGGCCGGCCTGGTGTTTCGCCAGTTGAACAACGCCGACCTCAAATTCGGGTTTGTGGAAAACGAGCGCGGCGAACGGGTCGAGTTGAGCCACGCTTCGTTTTCGGCCCTGCTTCACTCGCCCGACCGCGGCGTGCGGCAACGAGCGTTCAAACAATACTATCAGCAGTTTTCGGCCCACGAGAACACGCTGGCCGCCACGCTGCAAGGCTCGATTCAACGCGATGTGTTCCACGCGCATGCCCGCAATTTCGCCAGCGCTCTGGAAGCGGCACTCTTTCCCGACAATGTCCCGACGGCGGTCTACGACAATCTGATCGCCTCCGTCCGCAAGCACCTGCCCTCACTGTATCGTTACTACGAGCTGCGGCGGCGCAAGATGAAGCTGCGCGACATCCATCATTACGACACTTATGTACCCATTCTCAGCGATCTGGAAACGCGGCACACCTGGAACCATGCCTGCCACACGGTGATCGAGTCGCTGGCGCCGCTGGGCGACGACTATCGCGGCGTGCTGAAAGCCGGCCTCGTGGGGCGGTGGTGCGATCGCTACGAAAACCAGGGCAAGCAGAGCGGCGCCTTCAGTTCCGGCTCCTTCGACGGCGATCCGTATATCTTGATGAACTATCAGCCCGACGTGCTCGACCACGTGTTCACGCTGGCCCACGAAGCCGGCCACTCGATGCATTCGTTTTACTCCGCCCGGCACCAGCCGTATCACTACTACAACTACACCATCTTCGTGGCCGAGGTGGCGAGCACCTTCAACGAACAGCTTTTGAGCAAGCACTTGATGGCCGAGGCCAAACACGATCGCCAGCGGGCGTACCTCATCAACCGCGAGATCGACTCGATCCGCGCCACGATCGTGCGGCAGACGATGTTCGCCGAGTTCGAGAAAATCACGCACGAGCTGGTCGAGCAGCACGAACCGCTCACCGTCGATCGCGCCAAGCAACTGTACCGCGAGTTGCTGGAAGCTTACTTTGGCCCGGATTTCGCTCTCGACGACGAGCTGTCGCTGGAGTGTTTTCGCATCCCGCACTTTTACCGGGCGTTTTACGTTTACAAATATGCCACGGGCATGTCGGCGGCGATCGCGCTGGCCGAGCGGGTGACCTCGGGCGGAAAGCGCGAGGTCGAGCAATATCTCCGCTTCCTGCAAGGCGGTTGCTCGAAAGACCCGCTCGACCTGTTGCGCGACGCCGGGGTTGACATGGAGCAGCCCGGACCGGTCGACACGGCGCTGGCGCACTTTGGCGATCTTGTGGAACAGTTGGAACAACTTTTGTAG
- a CDS encoding phosphatidylglycerophosphatase A — protein MTESAPPNENDTAFDRSPKAIGRLAMVCATGLGAGFFPIVPGTVGAVWGIPLTWGLQHFSPAIQAASIVVIFLAGIPICTRAARYMGGLKDPGSIVLDEIASLPIVFFLIDMNNWRIAAAGFVLHRLFDITKPPPARQFERLPDGLGIMADDSAAAVYANLALRLLMWCNAV, from the coding sequence ATGACTGAATCAGCTCCGCCAAACGAAAATGACACGGCATTCGATCGTTCGCCCAAGGCAATCGGCAGACTGGCAATGGTTTGCGCGACGGGTCTGGGCGCGGGGTTTTTTCCCATCGTTCCGGGCACCGTCGGAGCAGTGTGGGGAATTCCGTTGACGTGGGGCCTGCAACACTTTTCGCCGGCCATTCAAGCCGCGTCGATTGTCGTCATCTTCCTGGCCGGCATTCCGATTTGTACGCGGGCCGCTCGATATATGGGCGGGCTGAAGGACCCCGGCTCGATTGTGCTGGACGAGATCGCCAGCCTGCCGATTGTGTTTTTCCTCATCGACATGAACAACTGGAGAATTGCCGCAGCCGGCTTTGTGCTGCACCGCCTGTTCGACATCACCAAGCCTCCTCCGGCTCGGCAGTTTGAGCGGCTGCCCGACGGGTTGGGAATTATGGCCGACGACTCCGCGGCCGCGGTCTACGCAAATCTGGCCCTGCGCCTGCTCATGTGGTGCAACGCGGTATGA
- a CDS encoding DUF4058 family protein: protein MSSPFPGMDPFLEHPDIFPDLHDRLNTHLSEVLQVGLPSPYYAVIGRRTWIEVSQRYIGPDVQVQRSRGGSPPVEHLSGGVAIAAVKAKVVRVPHDERRETFLEVYVRQGSDKRLVTSIEILSLTNKTPGEHGRELYLRKQREILGSKVHLVEIDLLRGGEHSTAVPCQCVLAEVGPFDYHVCVHHFDNLEDYFVYPIQLDERLPQIAIPLLPGDPAVIIDLQAVLDHCYDAGPYAREVNYQADALVPPLRADKEEWAKGVLQRTRQGRGG from the coding sequence ATGTCTTCGCCTTTTCCGGGCATGGATCCCTTCCTGGAACATCCGGACATTTTCCCAGACCTGCACGATAGGCTAAATACTCACCTCAGCGAAGTCCTCCAAGTGGGCTTGCCGTCGCCTTATTACGCGGTCATCGGCCGGCGTACCTGGATCGAAGTGTCACAGCGTTACATCGGCCCGGACGTCCAGGTGCAGCGCTCGCGAGGAGGATCCCCTCCCGTCGAGCATTTGTCAGGAGGCGTGGCCATTGCCGCCGTCAAGGCCAAGGTGGTGCGCGTGCCGCATGATGAACGCCGGGAAACTTTCCTGGAGGTCTATGTTCGACAGGGGAGCGACAAGCGACTGGTCACCAGCATCGAGATTCTGAGCCTGACCAACAAAACGCCGGGCGAGCATGGCCGCGAGCTTTACTTGCGCAAGCAGAGGGAGATATTGGGCAGCAAAGTGCATCTGGTCGAAATCGATCTCCTGCGTGGCGGCGAGCACAGCACGGCCGTGCCGTGCCAATGCGTCCTAGCGGAGGTTGGCCCCTTCGACTACCACGTCTGTGTGCATCACTTCGACAACCTCGAAGACTACTTCGTTTATCCGATTCAGCTTGACGAACGGCTGCCCCAGATTGCCATTCCCTTGCTACCGGGTGATCCGGCCGTGATCATCGATTTGCAAGCGGTGCTTGACCACTGCTACGACGCGGGACCCTACGCCCGCGAAGTGAACTATCAGGCAGACGCCCTGGTGCCGCCGTTGCGTGCCGATAAGGAGGAATGGGCGAAGGGAGTACTGCAGCGCACGCGACAGGGACGGGGCGGGTAA